AAAGTGCTTCTGGAAGCTTCCCATTTGAAGCTGTTGCAACAATGGATCGGATTATCCGTCAGGTTGAAACAGATATGGAGTGGCGTTCTCGCATGAAAAATATGCGTCCAGAACCTGAGCTCACTGCTGAAGGTGCGCTTTTGGAAGGTGCTGCAAAAATTTCTGAGGTCTACCCATTATCTGCGATTATCACTGAATCTGATGATGTGAAATATGCAAGATTACTTTCCAATAAAAGGGTATTTGCAAAGATCGTTTCTTTTACAGATGCTGCTGAAGCGCGTCGTCTATGCCTTTACTGGGGTGTTTGGGCGCAAGAAAAAACACTTGCTCAGTCTATCATTCGCAATTTCTCTGTTGAGAAATGGTTGAGTGAGAAGCTTAAAAATCAGGATCATCAGGGCGCTGCGCTTTCTCTTGAAGAAGAGAAGGGTCAGATTTCAGGTTTGAAATTAATTAACGCTTAATTCATTTCATAATTGATTTTAAAGAGCTCGCGGCGGAAATTATTTTCCCCGCGAGTTTTTTATAATCTCATGCCCCTCCCACCAGAGCAGCGCCGGGACACCAACAAAAATTTCACGGCCGCGCCGGAGGAGAGAAAGACTAAAACTAATTTCCGCAGGGATTCCAAAGAGAAGTCCTAAACTGATATAGGCACCTTCTTGAACCCCAATAGAGGTTGGTACAAAGAAGAAAGTTGAGATGATTGCGCAAGAAATTCCTTCTAAAATTAAGCAATTCAACCATGAAATATGAGAAGAGAGTAAAAATAAAGCTACCCAAGTAAGGCTAGCGCTGAAGATCCATGCAAGGTAGTGGAAAAAAAGACCTTGTATAATTTGAAAGGGTTTGTCCCATATTTTGGAAAATTGAATGCCAAGACGTAATAATTTTTGTTTAAAAAACCGCTTCCATTTTTGATTCCGAATTTTAGGAATAAGAAATCGGCTTAAATGACCGAAATGGCTTTGAAGCCAAGCAAAAAGCAAAAGGGATATGGCAAGGATAAGGGCGCTGGCACCGACAGTTTTAAAATAAGTGTCTTCACTGCGATGGGTAACGCATAAAAGAAAAAGCGCTGTGAGGATAAAGATGACCTGCGCCATTGCTTCTATTGTGATGTCAATGAGGTTTGACGCAGTTGCAATATTACGTTTTTCATTCTTGCTCAAGAAGCGTGATTGTTTTTTGGAAAAAAAAGTAATGGTTGCATAGGTACCAATAAGAATACCGCCAACTTGTGAAAAAGGAAGGCATGCCGCAGCGGAATCTCGTATGATTCGAGAGCATAAGAGTTGAAAAAATCCAAGTTCAGGTGTTGTACGTTTCCACGCTAAGGCTAAAATTGGATAATTCAGTAAGCTTAGTAACAGAAGAGAGGAAAAGCCGACAAAGCCTACTCGTAATAGAGAGTGAAATATGGCATTAATATCGTGGTTGATAGCCAAATAAAGAAAACAGATCGAGCCGGCAACAAAAAACAGTAAGGGAAGATATTTTTTCAAAAAAATGGGTTCTCAATCAAATGAAAATGATTATTCAGATCTGAATATAATAAAGAAATAGCGTTTCATCCTTTAGATATAAACATTAAATTTATTTTTTATTTTAAAAATAGAGCTGGCATGTTTTATGAAAGAGACTTTCTTCTTATATGTTTTGGTTTACTAGGAAAGGGATCACAAAAAAATGAATGCGCAAAAACCCTTATCCTTGGTTACAGGAGCAACTGGATTTGTTGGGGCTGCTGTTGCGCGTGCATTGCAAGAACGTGGCTACCCGTTGCGGCTTTTGGTCAGGAAAAATGCCAATCGACAAAATCTTAAAAATTTAGATGCGGAAATTGTAGAAGGTGACCTCAATGATCCGGCTTCTTTGAGAAAAGCCATGCTTGGTGTTGGCGCATTATTCCATGTTGCAGCTGATTATCGCCTTTGGGTTCCAAACCCTTCTCAAATGAACAGAATTAATATTGAGGGAACGCGCAATATTATTAAAGAGGCCCTAAAGGAGAAGGTAACTAAAATTGTTTATTGCTCTTCTGTTGCGACAATGCCCACAGCCTTAAATGGTCGTCCAACAATAGAAACGGATATTGTTACAGAAGCAAAAATTGTTGGCGCTTACAAGCGTTCTAAATATCATGCGGAACAAGAAGTGTTGCGCATGGTTAGAGAGGAAAAAGCGCCGGTTGTTATCGTTAATCCATCAACACCTATAGGGAGAGGAGATATTAAGCCAACACCAACAGGGCAGGTGATTTTTGACTGCGTTCGGGGGAAAATGCCTGCTTATGTCGAAACGGGTTTAAATGTTGTGGATGTTGATGACGTTGGTCTTGGGCATGTTTTGGCTTTTGAAAAAGGACGTATCGGTGAGCGGTATATTCTGGGCGGCGAGGATATTAAATTAGGCGATCTTTTTTCTCTTGTCGCACGTAAAGCAGGCGTTAAAGCACCTGTTTGGCGTTTAAATCCGGATTGGCTTTATCCATTTGCTATTTTTTCTGAATTATTTGCACGTATTTCAGGAAAAACACCAAGGCTACACCGTGATACCTTAACAATGGCTAAAAAAATTATGTATTTTTCTTCAAGCAAGGCACGGAAAGAGTTAGGGTATAATCCCGTTTCAGCAGAACAGGCTGTTACTTCAGCGGTTCAGTGGTTTCAAAAATTTAAACAATTGTAAAAGGCAGTTTATGCGCTGGCTATCATATAGTACTTTGGGAATATGGGGATTTCTTGTTGCCTTTTGGGGGCGTTATTGGCAGGGAGGTCCCTTTCTTTCATCTCAAGAGAATTTACAAACGCAGAAATATCCTGAAGTTCTTATCATTGTTCCAGCAAGGAATGAAGAAGAGCATATCGCCGTTAGTTTGAAATCTTTATTAAATCAAGATTACCAAGGAACATATCGTGTTGTTGTTGTTGATGATGAAAGTACAGATACAACAAGAGCGCAAGCATTTGAGATTGCAAAGGATTACCCAGCGTTAACCGTTATCGAGGGTAAAGCTAGACCTTCGGGCTGGAGCGGTAAGCTGTGGGCACTTCATCAAGGGATAAATGCAAGAGGGCATGAGATACCTGAAAATGGCTTTGTACTCTTTACAGATGCAGATATTTTACATGCCCCTGATCACCTAGACTCCTTGGTGAAAAAAGCGCTCCATGAGCGCTTGGATTTGGTTTCGGAAATGGTCATGTTGCAGTGTAACAATGTTCTTGAAAAGACATTCATTCCTGCATTTGTTTATTTCTTTGCATTTTTATATCCGTTTCGTAAAATTTCTAATCCAGATTCAATCATTTCGGGTGCTGCAGGCGGTACTGTTCTTTTGAAAAAAGAAATTTTGGATCGTATTGGTGGGGTTGCGTCTATTCGTGGCGCCTTAATTGACGACTGTACTTTAGCCGCTCGCGTAAAAAGAATGGGCGGGCATCTCTATTTAGGGTGCAGTCAACAAGCGTGGTCTTTACGTTCTTACGACAATATTAAAGAAATTTGGAATATGATTGCACGGACAGCCTATGTCCAACTACGTTATTCTCCTATTCTTTTACTGCTTGTTTTGTTTGGGATGCTCTTCATTTGGTTTGGCCCTCTTGTCGCAGCGATCAAAGGAAAGAAATCATCCCGTTTTGCAGGGATTTCCGCTTATCTTATTGCGTGTGCAACCTTTATCCCCACCTTAAAATGGTTTCGCTTACCATTATGGAGAGCCTTACCGCTTCCCTTCATTGCGTTTTTTTATAGTTTAGCGACGCTAGGTTCTGCCTATAATCACTATTTTGGAAAAGGTGTCGAATGGCACCAGCGTACTTATGATGAAAATCATCCTTCTTAACCTTTGTGAAATTGATTGGATATAAGGCTCGTGTCTTCTATGAATATGGCGCAATCTCGGGATCGAAAGAGTGAAAATTTTCCAGTTGGATCTTTTCTGATTTCAGCTAAACTGCGTAAAATTGTACATTTTTATTATAATTTTGCACGGATGGCGGATGATATTTCTGACAGCCAGGAACTCTCTGCATCAACCAAAAAAGAGCAACTTCTATCTCTGGAAAAGGCTTTGAATTCAGGTGTTTTTTCGGATGAAAAACAGATTATCGCCGCTGATTTAGGTCGGGAACTTACAAAGAGAAAGGTTCCGCTTTCTGTTGCTGGCGATCTGTTAAAGGCTTTTATTCAAGATACGGAGCAGTCTCGCTATCAAAGTTGGGACGATCTTATGGGATATTGCGCCAATTCAGCAGCGCCTGTTGGACGTTTCCTGTTAGCGATTCATCGTGAGAAAGAGGAATCCTATAGCGCTTCTGATGCATTGTGCGCCTCTTTGCAGGTTTTAAATCATCTACAGGACGTGCAGTCAGATCTGCGTATTTTAGATAGGTGCTATCTTCCTCTGGATTGGATGAAGGAAGAAGGGGTTCCGCTTGAAAGTGTGTTAGATGCAAAATCTTCGACAGGTTTGAGAAAAGTTTTTAACCGTGTTCTAGATCATGTTGATCTTTTGAATAAGGAGGCTTCTAAGCTTCCAAAGAAAATTACGGATAAACGCTTAAAGATGGAAGCTGCTGTGATTGTAAATCTTGCACATTCTTTGGCTAAAAAACTGAGAGAAGAAGACCCTTTAATGCAAAATGTTTCTTTAAGATTAGCAGATAAGCTTAAGGCGTTGTTTCAAGGTACCTCAGAGATTTTTTCTAAAAACCTGCAAGATGTAAATTTAGAAAAAGATGGTCTTCCTTGCGCTTATCAAGATATGGAAGCAGTAGAGGCGCAGATTATAAGGGCTCAGACTTCTTTTTATAAGGGGATGCGTATTTTACCACGTGCACGGCGTGAGGCGATGTACGCTATTTATGCCTTATGTCGAGAGCTGGATGACATTGCTGATGGCGATAGCCCAGCAGGTAAGGATATTGAAAAGTCTTTTGCGCTTTTAGATCATTGGTCAAAAAGAATTCGTGAAATTTATAAAGGTCATGCAGACACGTCTTTAGAGCGTGTTCTGCTGGCAGCTATTTCCTGTTATGATCTTGATGAAAGAGATTTTCAGGAGATTATCGAAGGGATGAGAATGGATCTGAATGGTCCAATTGTTTTTCCGGATGAAAAGACTTTGGATTTATATTTTGACCGTGTTGCTTCGGCTGTTGGACGGCTTTCTATTAGAATTTTTGGTGCTGAAGGTGAAAATGGTTTAAAGGTTGCTTATCATCTCGGCAGAGCTTTGCAGCAGGTGAATATTCTAAGAGATATTGAAACGGATCTTCATCTCGGACGTTGTTATCTCCCTAAGGAACTCGCAGATCGTTTTCAGATTTCACGGGATTTGAGCCTACTCCTTTCTTCAGAGAAGCTTCCCGATATTTGTAAAATTTTGGCTATGCGGGCCAAGGATAGTTTTCGTAGGTCAGAGTATTATATGCAGTGTTGTCCTTCTAAAACCATGCTTCCTGCACGTTTAATGGCAGCCTCTTACAAGGCAACTTTAAAACGCTTAGAAAATCGTGGCTGGATGCATAGCGGTGCGCCTTTAAATAAGTCACCTTTTTGGAAA
The sequence above is drawn from the Acetobacteraceae bacterium genome and encodes:
- a CDS encoding NAD-dependent epimerase/dehydratase family protein encodes the protein MNAQKPLSLVTGATGFVGAAVARALQERGYPLRLLVRKNANRQNLKNLDAEIVEGDLNDPASLRKAMLGVGALFHVAADYRLWVPNPSQMNRINIEGTRNIIKEALKEKVTKIVYCSSVATMPTALNGRPTIETDIVTEAKIVGAYKRSKYHAEQEVLRMVREEKAPVVIVNPSTPIGRGDIKPTPTGQVIFDCVRGKMPAYVETGLNVVDVDDVGLGHVLAFEKGRIGERYILGGEDIKLGDLFSLVARKAGVKAPVWRLNPDWLYPFAIFSELFARISGKTPRLHRDTLTMAKKIMYFSSSKARKELGYNPVSAEQAVTSAVQWFQKFKQL
- a CDS encoding HpnL family protein, whose protein sequence is MFLKKYLPLLFFVAGSICFLYLAINHDINAIFHSLLRVGFVGFSSLLLLSLLNYPILALAWKRTTPELGFFQLLCSRIIRDSAAACLPFSQVGGILIGTYATITFFSKKQSRFLSKNEKRNIATASNLIDITIEAMAQVIFILTALFLLCVTHRSEDTYFKTVGASALILAISLLLFAWLQSHFGHLSRFLIPKIRNQKWKRFFKQKLLRLGIQFSKIWDKPFQIIQGLFFHYLAWIFSASLTWVALFLLSSHISWLNCLILEGISCAIISTFFFVPTSIGVQEGAYISLGLLFGIPAEISFSLSLLRRGREIFVGVPALLWWEGHEIIKNSRGK
- a CDS encoding glycosyltransferase translates to MRWLSYSTLGIWGFLVAFWGRYWQGGPFLSSQENLQTQKYPEVLIIVPARNEEEHIAVSLKSLLNQDYQGTYRVVVVDDESTDTTRAQAFEIAKDYPALTVIEGKARPSGWSGKLWALHQGINARGHEIPENGFVLFTDADILHAPDHLDSLVKKALHERLDLVSEMVMLQCNNVLEKTFIPAFVYFFAFLYPFRKISNPDSIISGAAGGTVLLKKEILDRIGGVASIRGALIDDCTLAARVKRMGGHLYLGCSQQAWSLRSYDNIKEIWNMIARTAYVQLRYSPILLLLVLFGMLFIWFGPLVAAIKGKKSSRFAGISAYLIACATFIPTLKWFRLPLWRALPLPFIAFFYSLATLGSAYNHYFGKGVEWHQRTYDENHPS
- a CDS encoding squalene synthase HpnD gives rise to the protein MQNVSLRLADKLKALFQGTSEIFSKNLQDVNLEKDGLPCAYQDMEAVEAQIIRAQTSFYKGMRILPRARREAMYAIYALCRELDDIADGDSPAGKDIEKSFALLDHWSKRIREIYKGHADTSLERVLLAAISCYDLDERDFQEIIEGMRMDLNGPIVFPDEKTLDLYFDRVASAVGRLSIRIFGAEGENGLKVAYHLGRALQQVNILRDIETDLHLGRCYLPKELADRFQISRDLSLLLSSEKLPDICKILAMRAKDSFRRSEYYMQCCPSKTMLPARLMAASYKATLKRLENRGWMHSGAPLNKSPFWKIFFLVKALIGK